The Oncorhynchus clarkii lewisi isolate Uvic-CL-2024 chromosome 29, UVic_Ocla_1.0, whole genome shotgun sequence genome contains a region encoding:
- the LOC139388321 gene encoding potassium channel subfamily K member 4-like: MRCSTLLCILTGVLLYLVLGAVVFQALEAPHEEGQHIQLQDTRRAFLENYTCVSPDVLQALIEEVADAVGAGVDPSSNSSTFTSQWDLASAFFFSGTIVTTIGFGNISPKTEGGQLFCIFYALVGIPLFGILLAGVGDHLGTGLRKAILKIEFLLAKWKVSPTIVRVISAILSILLGVALFVAVPTLVFQEVEKWTLLEASYFVVITLTTVGFGDYVAGDSGDGGKDHWYKPLVWFWILLGLAYFASILSMVANWLRVLSKKTRAEMEELRARTTDWGQNIQNMSVDFRMPDDPFKRRRRKRRHGPRSRGNGAGHVSGAPGKGGRVMENGQLNSQSETGSSSYSYSSNESESGSATGSEVSQHERVVEEKEKDVDKENAFPESLYSQPLDYFGENLAYIDESSDAVSGKLHLDPLLDPTQPVSTRSRKPKRRRPRRTPPEKSPKISPTKPEKKEPNGDIKPPENPPPPKDR; this comes from the exons ATGCGCTGCTCCACCCTCCTGTGTATCCTGACGGGGGTGCTTCTCTACCTAGTGCTGGGGGCCGTGGTGTTCCAGGCCCTGGAGGCTCCCCATGAGGAGGGCCAGCACATACAGCTGCAGGACACACGCAGAGCCTTCCTGGAGAACTACACCTGCGTCAGCCCAGACGTTCTGCAGGCCCTCATAGAG GAGGTGGCAGATGCTGTGGGTGCGGGTGTGGATCCTAGCAGCAATTCCTCCACCTTCACCAGCCAATGGGACCTGGCCAGCGCCTTTTTCTTCTCTGGGACCATCGTCACCACCATCG GTTTTGGGAACATCTCCCCAAAGACAGAAGGGGGGCAGCTGTTCTGTATCTTTTATGCCCTGGTGGGGATCCCTCTGTTTGGTATCCTGCTGGCTGGAGTTGGAGACCATCTGGGGACCGGGCTGAGGAAGGCCATCCTCAAAATTGAATTTCTCTTAGCG AAATGGAAGGTGAGTCCTACTATTGTTCGAGTCATCTCAGCCATACTCTCCATCCTGTTGGGGGTAGCACTCTTCGTTGCAGTGCCAACGCTGGTGTTTCAGGAGGTGGAGAAGTGGACTCTCCTGGAGGCGTCCTACTTTGTTGTCATCACCCTGACTACAGTGGGTTTTGGAGACTATGTTGCAG GTGATAGTGGAGATGGTGGTAAAGACCACTGGTACAAGCCCCTGGTGTGGTTCTGGATCCTGCTGGGCCTGGCCTACTTTGCTTCCATCCTGTCCATGGTTGCAAACTGGCTTCGGGTCCTGTCCAAGAAGACCAGGGCTGAG ATGGAGGAGCTCAGAGCCCGTACCACTGACTGGGGTCAGAACATTCAGAACATGTCCGTGGACTTCCGCATGCCAGACGACCCCTTCAAACGACGACGACGAAAGCGTCGACATGGCCCTCGCAGCCGAGGCAATGGGGCAGGCCATGTGTCTGGGGCCCCTGGGAAGGGGGGCAGAGTGATGGAGAATGGCCAGCTGAACAGCCAATCAGAGACTGGATCGTCCTCATACTCTTACTCATCCAACGAGTCAGAGTCTGGATCTGCGACAGGGTCAGAGGTCTCGCAGCATGAGCGAGTAGTAGAGGAAAAAGAGAAGGATGTCGATAAGGAGAATGCCTTCCCAGAATCCCTGTATTCCCAGCCTCTGGACTACTTTGGAGAGAACCTGGCATACATTGATGAGTCCTCAGATGCAGTTAGTGGAAAATTACATTTGGATCCCCTGTTGGATCCAACACAGCCCGTCTCTACACGCTCACGAAAGCCCAAGAGGAGACGGCCCAGAAGGACACCCCCAGAGAAGAGCCCTAAAATTAGCCCTACCAAGCCTGAGAAGAAAGAGCCCAATGGAGACATAAAACCCCCTGAAAATCCACCGCCACCGAAGGATAGATGA